The Urbifossiella limnaea genome has a window encoding:
- a CDS encoding TIM barrel protein, giving the protein MPDRRQVLQGAVAAAAGVAAAPADAADPPAARNGRIRQSIVFWCFNARAERWDIERTCEVAKLLGVPSVEIVGPEHWPVLRKHGLACAIAPNGMPGAPFMRGFNNTGFHAENLDRTGRMIDACADARVPSVITFVGYKWRNPDDPASGAIPRDEAERNCVAGLKELARHAERKGVTVCLEHLNTRDGSDPMKGHPGYQGDDLDFCTDILKKLGSPRVKLLFDVYHVQLMHGDILRRIEANKDLIGHVHTAGVPGRGELDENQEVNYPAVMRKLLAVGYTGYVGQEFIPTRNPLEGLRQAVRLCDV; this is encoded by the coding sequence ATGCCCGACCGCCGACAGGTCCTCCAGGGGGCCGTCGCCGCCGCCGCCGGGGTCGCCGCCGCACCCGCCGACGCCGCCGACCCGCCCGCCGCCCGCAACGGCCGCATCCGGCAGTCCATCGTCTTCTGGTGCTTCAACGCCCGCGCCGAGCGCTGGGACATCGAACGCACCTGCGAAGTCGCCAAGCTCCTCGGCGTGCCGTCCGTCGAGATCGTCGGCCCCGAGCACTGGCCCGTCCTCCGCAAGCACGGGCTCGCCTGCGCCATCGCCCCCAACGGCATGCCGGGCGCGCCGTTCATGCGCGGGTTCAACAACACCGGCTTCCACGCCGAGAACCTCGACCGCACCGGCCGCATGATCGACGCCTGCGCCGACGCCCGCGTCCCCAGCGTCATCACCTTCGTCGGCTACAAGTGGCGGAACCCCGACGACCCCGCCTCGGGCGCCATCCCCCGGGACGAGGCCGAGCGGAACTGCGTCGCCGGGCTCAAGGAACTCGCCCGCCACGCCGAGCGGAAGGGCGTCACCGTGTGCCTCGAACACCTCAACACCCGCGACGGCTCCGACCCCATGAAGGGGCACCCCGGCTACCAGGGCGACGACCTCGACTTCTGCACCGACATCCTCAAGAAGCTCGGCTCGCCGCGGGTGAAGCTGCTGTTCGACGTGTACCACGTGCAGCTGATGCACGGCGACATCCTCCGCCGCATCGAGGCGAACAAGGACCTCATCGGCCACGTCCACACGGCGGGGGTGCCGGGCCGCGGCGAGCTCGACGAGAACCAGGAGGTGAACTACCCGGCCGTCATGCGGAAGCTGCTCGCGGTCGGGTACACCGGCTACGTCG
- a CDS encoding ECF-type sigma factor, protein MSPDSDSILLGRLKAGDDPAAAAAVWERYFDRLAGLARGRLSARARRVADGEDVALSAFDSFFRGVAGGRFPRLEDRDDLWQVLVLLTERKAVDRARRAGAAKRGGGAVRGDSVFADPDGGPGGLDQLPGGDPDPAFAALFADECDRLLHRLADPDLAQLALLKLEGLTNEEAATRIGRTLRSVQRKLETIRKIWEQAAADDV, encoded by the coding sequence ATGTCCCCCGACTCCGACTCCATCCTCCTCGGCCGCCTCAAAGCCGGCGACGACCCGGCCGCGGCCGCCGCCGTCTGGGAGCGGTACTTCGACCGGCTCGCCGGGCTGGCCCGCGGCCGGCTGTCGGCCCGGGCCCGGCGGGTGGCCGACGGGGAGGACGTGGCGCTCAGCGCGTTCGACAGCTTCTTCCGCGGGGTGGCCGGCGGCCGGTTCCCCCGGCTCGAGGACCGGGACGACCTGTGGCAGGTGCTCGTCCTGCTGACCGAGCGGAAGGCGGTCGACCGGGCCCGGCGGGCCGGCGCGGCGAAGCGGGGCGGGGGGGCGGTCCGCGGGGACTCGGTGTTCGCCGACCCGGACGGCGGGCCCGGCGGGCTCGACCAGCTCCCCGGCGGCGACCCCGACCCGGCGTTCGCCGCCCTGTTCGCCGACGAGTGCGACCGACTGCTCCACCGGCTGGCCGACCCGGATCTGGCTCAGCTGGCCCTCCTCAAGCTCGAGGGGCTGACGAACGAGGAGGCGGCGACCCGGATCGGCCGCACCCTCCGGTCGGTCCAGCGGAAGCTGGAGACGATCCGCAAGATCTGGGAGCAGGCCGCGGCCGATGACGTGTAG
- a CDS encoding WD40 repeat domain-containing serine/threonine protein kinase yields the protein MTHDAPSPGRDTLPAALLVLVEQLCDRFEDARRADKPVDLAALLLEAPEAARPALLRELLHLDLAYRPGGDRAAARAEYLARFPDYPAVVEDVFRGHREETAAFAPEGEATRWYVAAPADATRDAGADGSTKADHPAAADLPRVPGYAVEEAIGRGAMGVVYRARQLGLNRVVAIKTTRGPASDDPKLLIRFLAEAEAAAAVDHPHVARVYDFGQTGGRPFIALEYCPAGTLADRLAPPPETEGGGRTEWRLNPGVAAGLVAKIARGVAAAHDLGIVHRDLKPGNVLFDAAGEPKVADFGLAKVGGGSDLTHTHAVMGTPAYMAPEQAAGRTKFAGPAADVWSLGVVLYECLTGSRPFTGADTAEVLQAVASHTPPPPRAVNPAVPRDLDLLVRKCLEKDARDRYPTAAELADDLERFARGEPVSARPVGAAERAWKWARRNPGRAALVGLVSALGVAIMVGGVVASAVFRQQRDDVADKEKEVRTERDRVVAAEAEGREKLYQAVVAEARGTRMSRKIGQRWGALDAVTRARDVLATLDLPDAERARRRLDLRNEAIAALALPDVRTLPQWVTIPPGGQGEQYSWSPTPDGRFAAVCVKGRLSIRRIADDPERAVEVDHLDLEASIAFWSEDGRYLMVAAWKPKDRGENEKTVGVWIWDGVKLSSVIPPRPTNSIEIQYGFAPDGTAYIEANAGVVRTYELPSGRPLAQTNVAAQNYALTVALIPFHRTRPFAYLMGDRQVSIFDWKRGEVVGTTAAGIPTASSLVVHPDGDLLYVSTTGTVVAWSLAHNRERFRMPHDDNGMRLRLNPAGDVLMGNGWALRTHYWDPYTGHELFRHNGSGTSMILPDDRILGISAAEIGASRIQMKQFNPGREFRTLHYRDGSPTKSVGNPLSAHPGGRLLAVGPSTGTSLFDLVTGSERISGLSGAGASYFNAKGELFVPTTGRYAVWPTSTGETTATRFVIGPPSALPADISTNNIVMHSRDGTVVVGSNLEGGVVWHRATGRVVPLRPHADSRSSAVTPDGKLAATGSHSGTGIRIWNTDTGELLKEVLDDTVWTTPQFSPDGQWLTDWRGRRWRVGDWVEGPSLRSQPGMASRGSHAFDPTGNLIAVDAGDGVIVLLDSTGEKELARLTDPDQHAVDSMEFAPDGARLVTLPTKGRVLHVWDLRLIRERLKELALDWDQSPYPPAPPVDRLTPLTVEVEYGELGTLADRQQAESILNKRPRSTADPLPPAERAVRNAPKVPANRLVRGRAHARQRNSAEAVADFAEYLKLTGAKAKEYDLAAWHLVTEPGLSVEAYRQAREWAGKAVAAQPLNVPFLTCLGAAQFRDGDLKAAAATLRLAAAGGVFVERETAYAGYFLAMTQMRMARPGDAAARAEARKSFDTAETTYRKLTDRLPDMSDLRVEAAVLVGGNALRFELEIHDWSQKLKANPADGAARAGRALAYLRLGKDAEAEADYDAVIAAGGASDNPYHNRGHAREHQLKYAGAVEDYEAALQRTPQARATDRAHLLNEIARVRLLGGDAVRDPRVAVRAAAEAKELGRGIEVYKVTLGIAHARAGDAAAAVDALNGVEDDKVAPPAAVPFKYLFLALAYHQLGRSESAVASYDRAVTGWRTVPGSVLPEWRDYYDRTRAEVEKALGPALKAK from the coding sequence ATGACCCACGACGCCCCGTCGCCCGGCCGGGACACCCTCCCGGCCGCCCTGCTGGTCCTGGTCGAGCAGCTGTGCGACCGGTTCGAGGACGCCCGGCGGGCGGACAAGCCCGTCGACCTCGCGGCGCTGTTACTCGAGGCCCCCGAGGCGGCCCGGCCGGCCCTGCTCCGGGAACTCCTCCACCTCGACCTGGCCTACCGCCCGGGGGGCGACCGCGCCGCAGCCCGGGCCGAGTACCTGGCCCGGTTCCCGGACTACCCGGCGGTTGTCGAGGACGTGTTCCGGGGCCACCGCGAGGAGACTGCCGCCTTCGCCCCGGAGGGGGAGGCTACTCGGTGGTACGTGGCGGCACCGGCCGACGCCACGCGCGACGCCGGGGCGGACGGCTCGACGAAAGCGGATCACCCGGCGGCGGCCGACCTCCCCCGCGTCCCCGGGTACGCGGTGGAGGAGGCGATCGGGCGGGGGGCGATGGGGGTGGTGTACCGGGCCCGGCAGCTCGGGCTGAACCGGGTGGTGGCGATCAAGACGACCCGCGGGCCGGCGAGCGACGACCCGAAGCTGCTGATCCGGTTCCTGGCCGAGGCCGAGGCGGCGGCGGCCGTCGACCACCCGCACGTGGCGCGGGTGTACGACTTCGGCCAGACCGGCGGCCGGCCGTTCATCGCCCTCGAGTACTGCCCCGCCGGCACCCTCGCCGACCGCCTCGCCCCGCCCCCCGAGACCGAGGGCGGGGGACGGACGGAGTGGCGGCTGAACCCGGGTGTGGCGGCCGGGCTGGTCGCGAAGATCGCCCGTGGCGTGGCGGCGGCGCACGACCTCGGGATCGTGCACCGCGACCTGAAGCCCGGTAACGTGCTGTTCGACGCGGCCGGGGAGCCCAAGGTGGCCGACTTCGGGCTGGCCAAGGTTGGGGGCGGCAGCGACCTGACCCACACCCACGCGGTGATGGGGACGCCGGCGTACATGGCCCCGGAGCAGGCGGCCGGGCGGACGAAGTTCGCCGGCCCGGCGGCCGACGTGTGGTCCCTCGGGGTCGTCCTGTACGAGTGCCTGACGGGATCTCGGCCGTTCACCGGGGCGGACACCGCGGAGGTCCTCCAGGCGGTCGCGAGCCACACCCCCCCGCCGCCCCGGGCGGTGAACCCCGCGGTCCCGCGCGACCTCGACCTGCTCGTGCGGAAGTGCCTGGAGAAGGACGCCCGGGATCGGTACCCGACGGCGGCCGAGTTGGCCGACGACCTGGAGCGGTTCGCCCGCGGCGAGCCGGTCTCGGCCCGCCCGGTGGGGGCGGCCGAGCGGGCGTGGAAGTGGGCGCGGCGGAACCCCGGGCGGGCGGCGCTCGTCGGCCTCGTCTCGGCCCTGGGCGTGGCGATCATGGTCGGCGGGGTGGTCGCGTCGGCCGTCTTCCGCCAGCAGAGGGACGATGTCGCCGACAAGGAGAAGGAGGTTCGGACGGAACGGGACCGGGTGGTGGCGGCCGAGGCCGAGGGCCGCGAGAAACTGTACCAGGCGGTGGTGGCCGAGGCGCGGGGTACCCGGATGAGCCGGAAGATCGGCCAGCGGTGGGGCGCCCTCGACGCGGTGACCCGCGCCCGGGACGTGCTGGCCACACTCGACTTGCCGGACGCCGAGCGGGCCCGCCGCCGGCTCGACCTGCGCAACGAGGCGATCGCCGCCCTCGCCCTGCCCGACGTCCGCACCCTCCCGCAGTGGGTCACCATCCCGCCGGGGGGGCAAGGCGAACAGTACTCCTGGTCTCCCACGCCGGACGGTCGGTTCGCGGCGGTCTGTGTCAAGGGCAGGCTCAGCATTCGTCGGATCGCGGACGACCCGGAGCGGGCGGTCGAGGTCGATCACCTCGACCTCGAGGCTAGTATCGCGTTCTGGAGCGAGGACGGCCGTTACCTGATGGTGGCCGCGTGGAAGCCGAAAGACCGGGGCGAAAATGAAAAGACGGTGGGTGTATGGATCTGGGACGGGGTCAAACTCTCCAGCGTGATCCCCCCACGGCCCACCAACTCGATTGAGATTCAGTACGGCTTTGCCCCCGACGGCACAGCCTACATCGAGGCGAACGCCGGCGTCGTCCGCACGTACGAACTCCCGTCCGGGCGGCCGCTCGCGCAGACCAACGTCGCCGCGCAGAATTACGCGCTAACCGTCGCGCTGATCCCCTTTCACCGCACCCGACCGTTCGCTTACCTGATGGGGGACCGTCAGGTGTCCATTTTCGACTGGAAACGCGGTGAGGTGGTTGGCACCACGGCGGCGGGAATCCCGACCGCTTCCTCGCTCGTTGTCCATCCGGATGGGGATCTCCTCTACGTGTCGACGACAGGCACCGTCGTCGCCTGGTCGCTCGCCCACAACCGCGAACGCTTCCGGATGCCCCACGATGACAACGGAATGAGGCTGCGGTTGAACCCGGCCGGCGACGTGCTGATGGGCAACGGTTGGGCGTTGCGCACCCATTACTGGGATCCCTACACCGGCCACGAACTGTTCCGACACAACGGCTCTGGTACCTCCATGATCCTGCCGGATGACCGGATCCTCGGAATATCCGCCGCCGAAATCGGGGCCTCTCGCATCCAGATGAAGCAGTTCAACCCAGGTCGCGAGTTCCGCACCCTGCACTATCGAGACGGATCCCCCACCAAGAGTGTCGGCAACCCATTGAGTGCTCACCCCGGAGGGCGACTGCTCGCAGTAGGTCCCTCGACCGGCACGAGTCTGTTCGATCTGGTCACCGGGAGCGAGCGGATCTCGGGCCTGTCCGGAGCGGGCGCGAGCTACTTCAACGCGAAGGGCGAGTTGTTCGTCCCCACCACCGGGCGGTACGCGGTGTGGCCGACCTCCACGGGTGAAACCACGGCGACCCGCTTCGTCATCGGGCCCCCGTCGGCACTACCGGCGGACATCTCCACGAACAACATCGTGATGCACAGCCGGGATGGTACTGTCGTCGTCGGGTCGAACCTCGAAGGCGGCGTGGTCTGGCACCGCGCGACCGGGCGGGTGGTCCCGCTGCGACCGCATGCGGACTCTCGGTCCTCGGCGGTCACCCCGGACGGCAAGCTCGCGGCGACGGGGTCGCACAGCGGAACCGGCATACGCATCTGGAACACCGACACCGGCGAGTTGCTCAAGGAAGTCCTGGATGACACCGTGTGGACCACCCCACAGTTCAGCCCGGACGGCCAGTGGCTGACCGACTGGCGGGGCCGCCGCTGGCGGGTGGGGGACTGGGTCGAAGGGCCCTCGCTCCGGAGCCAGCCCGGGATGGCGAGCCGCGGATCGCACGCGTTCGACCCCACCGGCAATCTGATTGCCGTGGATGCCGGCGACGGGGTGATCGTGCTACTGGATTCGACCGGCGAGAAGGAACTGGCCCGTCTGACCGACCCGGACCAGCACGCCGTTGACTCGATGGAGTTCGCCCCCGACGGTGCCAGGCTGGTCACGCTCCCCACAAAAGGCCGCGTCCTGCACGTGTGGGACCTGCGGCTGATCCGCGAGCGGCTGAAGGAACTCGCCCTGGACTGGGACCAGTCGCCGTACCCGCCGGCCCCGCCGGTCGACCGGCTCACGCCGCTCACCGTCGAGGTGGAGTATGGCGAACTCGGCACCCTCGCGGACCGACAACAAGCCGAGTCGATCCTCAACAAACGCCCCCGCTCCACCGCCGATCCCCTTCCACCGGCCGAACGTGCCGTCAGGAACGCGCCGAAGGTGCCGGCCAACCGGTTGGTGCGCGGGCGGGCGCATGCTCGCCAGCGCAACTCCGCCGAGGCGGTGGCCGACTTCGCCGAGTACCTCAAGCTGACCGGGGCAAAGGCGAAGGAGTACGACCTGGCGGCGTGGCACCTGGTCACCGAGCCCGGGCTGTCCGTCGAGGCGTACCGACAGGCCCGGGAGTGGGCCGGGAAGGCGGTCGCCGCCCAACCGCTGAACGTCCCCTTCCTCACCTGCCTGGGGGCGGCCCAGTTCCGCGACGGCGACCTGAAGGCGGCGGCGGCCACGCTACGGCTGGCCGCCGCCGGCGGGGTGTTCGTGGAGCGGGAGACCGCCTACGCCGGATACTTCCTGGCGATGACCCAGATGCGGATGGCCAGGCCGGGCGATGCGGCCGCCCGGGCGGAGGCGCGGAAGTCGTTCGACACGGCCGAGACCACCTACCGCAAGCTGACCGACCGCCTTCCCGATATGAGTGACCTCCGCGTCGAGGCGGCGGTCCTGGTCGGCGGAAACGCCTTGCGGTTCGAACTGGAGATACACGACTGGTCGCAGAAGCTGAAGGCGAACCCGGCCGACGGGGCGGCCCGCGCCGGGCGGGCGCTCGCGTACCTGCGGCTCGGGAAGGACGCCGAGGCCGAGGCGGATTACGACGCGGTCATCGCCGCCGGCGGGGCGTCGGACAACCCGTACCACAACCGCGGGCACGCGCGGGAGCACCAGCTCAAGTACGCCGGGGCGGTGGAGGACTACGAGGCCGCCCTGCAACGGACGCCCCAGGCCCGGGCGACCGACCGGGCCCACCTGCTGAACGAGATCGCCCGCGTCCGGCTGCTCGGCGGGGACGCGGTGCGGGACCCGCGTGTCGCCGTGCGGGCGGCGGCGGAGGCGAAGGAACTCGGGCGGGGCATCGAGGTGTACAAGGTGACCCTCGGCATCGCCCACGCCCGCGCCGGTGACGCGGCCGCCGCGGTGGACGCGTTGAACGGGGTCGAGGACGACAAGGTGGCACCGCCCGCCGCGGTGCCGTTCAAGTACCTGTTCCTCGCCCTGGCCTACCACCAACTCGGCCGGTCCGAATCCGCGGTGGCCAGTTACGACCGGGCGGTGACCGGGTGGCGGACGGTACCCGGATCGGTCCTGCCCGAGTGGCGGGATTACTACGACCGCACCAGGGCCGAGGTGGAGAAGGCCCTCGGCCCGGCGCTCAAGGCGAAGTAG
- a CDS encoding C2 family cysteine protease, translating to MAAKTSRKLGFEPLEVREVPAVLSAYLAGQDLIVQMDNAGGGAEVRQAGTTVTVTEPGTTRSWSYPASWLRSLNFYGGEGNDRFVNHTGIGSAAFGYGGNDVFVGGGGNDALDGGEGHDRLNGRGGADNLYGGNGNDVLIGIDAGGPDYLDPWGGRDVIWAETNDQLSPYVGTDDVVQRMSGFANAADRTLDGDRILDPVVAAGQTYRAFAGNPLFAAAGPRVQDMDQGALGDCWLVSGLGTVAKHDPMAVRGRVVDFDDGTYGVRLGNNFYRVDNDLPVAVGGATPVNAGFGAENSMWVAVAEKAYAHFRTAGANSYASLQGGRAAEVYQAFGSTNAVTSNFADYGSATALANEMYRRFAAGEMLSIGTGVAKAPGLDVGATVDGHAYVVTSVNRGWVWNSTTRSYSLQVTSITLRNPWGDDGTAGSATVTVTPEQLFNRAGRFYAGTL from the coding sequence ATGGCCGCCAAGACCAGCCGCAAACTCGGGTTCGAACCGCTGGAAGTCCGCGAGGTGCCCGCCGTCCTGTCCGCGTACCTGGCCGGCCAGGACCTGATCGTCCAGATGGACAACGCCGGCGGCGGGGCCGAGGTCCGCCAGGCCGGCACGACGGTCACCGTGACCGAGCCCGGGACGACCCGGTCCTGGTCCTACCCGGCGTCCTGGCTCCGCTCCCTCAACTTCTACGGGGGCGAGGGGAACGACCGGTTCGTCAACCACACCGGGATCGGGTCGGCCGCCTTCGGGTACGGGGGGAATGACGTGTTCGTCGGCGGGGGCGGGAACGACGCCCTCGACGGCGGGGAGGGGCACGACCGGCTGAACGGCCGGGGCGGGGCGGACAACCTCTACGGCGGGAACGGGAACGACGTCCTGATCGGGATCGACGCCGGGGGGCCCGACTACCTGGACCCGTGGGGCGGGCGGGACGTGATCTGGGCCGAGACGAACGACCAGCTCAGCCCGTACGTCGGGACCGACGACGTGGTGCAGCGGATGTCCGGGTTCGCCAACGCGGCCGACCGGACACTCGACGGGGACCGGATCCTCGACCCGGTGGTGGCGGCCGGGCAGACGTACCGGGCGTTCGCCGGGAACCCGCTGTTCGCCGCCGCCGGCCCGCGGGTCCAGGACATGGACCAGGGCGCGCTCGGCGACTGCTGGCTGGTCTCCGGGCTCGGCACGGTCGCGAAGCACGACCCGATGGCCGTCCGGGGGCGGGTCGTGGACTTCGACGACGGCACCTACGGGGTCCGGCTCGGGAACAACTTCTACCGGGTGGACAACGACCTGCCGGTGGCGGTCGGCGGGGCCACCCCGGTGAACGCCGGGTTCGGGGCGGAGAACAGCATGTGGGTGGCGGTCGCGGAGAAGGCGTACGCCCACTTCCGCACCGCCGGGGCCAACAGCTACGCGTCGCTGCAGGGCGGGCGGGCGGCCGAGGTGTACCAGGCGTTCGGGTCGACGAACGCGGTCACCAGCAACTTCGCCGACTACGGCTCGGCGACGGCCCTGGCGAACGAGATGTACCGGCGGTTCGCGGCGGGGGAGATGCTGTCTATCGGGACCGGGGTGGCGAAGGCCCCGGGCCTGGACGTCGGCGCGACGGTCGACGGCCACGCGTACGTGGTGACGTCCGTGAACCGCGGGTGGGTGTGGAACTCGACCACCCGGTCCTACTCGCTGCAGGTGACCTCGATCACCCTGCGGAACCCGTGGGGCGACGACGGCACCGCGGGGAGCGCGACGGTGACGGTCACGCCCGAGCAGCTGTTCAACCGGGCCGGCCGGTTCTACGCCGGGACGCTGTGA
- a CDS encoding calcium-binding protein, producing the protein MNWLKKLAHGLQPHGRRAPTPTPRPAAPRLGLERMEDRLTPVAGAGAQLADGTFPNPAADGINTGVVQVFAPNGSGSGSLLWTGRHILTAAHVIDMEFDTDGDGTVDTGDGRPDVGAYSVRFTLADGTDRWVNNIPAQNVRVVTSAQLSSAVTLPNAWSGSWNRGADIAVIELPELAPAAASRYSLHTGATAAGLVGQVTTLSGYGRSGNGAVGWDTTPTGSGVRRTGQNAIDVVVGEYLRQDFDSGLGIHDFYGVTGARTDTGLGPAEALIQPGDSGGPALIGNLIVGVTNGTAWNTITDSRRTPGTPGATLNRGTFGETSTHTWVQPYAPWIAQQAGFASSRLVIDMNSQLGGGDSVADSMFLYTNGNTLHVGVNSHSVPVSLIGVNTVVVRGSTDADTFMISDSLLKSGVRVEIDGRDGLPGVTARDTLISWGNLTWTLSDFNKGQLRDTQTSFGGLSFERVENLTAAGEGADHFRVLPGGFLSGRIDGGSGTNRLDYSARSVGVTVDLAAGTATGINGGIVRIENVKGSQSKDFLYGNGNANTFFGEGGDDFIYGRGGNDYLFGNGGADYLDGGAGDDYLDGGADRVQDTLRGGGDRDRVVQYYNPGVYLSPTGVPQFFWMSEDACPDFDPVLDTWVPVYVG; encoded by the coding sequence ATGAACTGGCTCAAGAAACTGGCACACGGGCTCCAACCGCACGGCCGGCGCGCCCCCACGCCGACTCCGCGCCCGGCCGCGCCCCGACTGGGCCTGGAGCGGATGGAGGACCGCCTCACCCCCGTCGCGGGGGCCGGCGCACAACTCGCCGACGGCACCTTCCCGAACCCCGCGGCGGACGGGATCAACACCGGTGTCGTCCAGGTGTTCGCGCCGAACGGGTCGGGGTCGGGGTCGCTCCTGTGGACCGGGCGGCATATTCTCACGGCGGCGCACGTGATCGACATGGAATTCGACACGGACGGGGACGGCACCGTCGACACCGGGGACGGACGGCCCGACGTCGGGGCGTATTCGGTCCGGTTCACGCTCGCCGACGGCACCGACCGGTGGGTGAACAACATCCCGGCCCAGAACGTCCGCGTGGTCACCAGCGCGCAGCTGTCGTCCGCGGTCACCCTCCCGAACGCGTGGTCCGGGTCATGGAACCGCGGGGCGGACATCGCCGTCATCGAACTGCCCGAGCTGGCCCCGGCGGCGGCGAGCCGCTATTCCCTGCACACCGGGGCGACGGCCGCGGGGCTGGTCGGGCAGGTGACCACGCTGTCCGGGTACGGTCGGTCGGGGAACGGAGCGGTCGGCTGGGACACGACTCCCACCGGCTCGGGTGTCCGCCGGACTGGCCAGAACGCCATCGACGTCGTGGTCGGCGAGTACCTCCGCCAGGACTTCGACAGCGGGCTCGGAATCCACGACTTCTACGGGGTCACCGGTGCCCGGACGGACACCGGCCTCGGACCGGCCGAAGCACTTATACAACCGGGGGATTCTGGCGGCCCGGCGCTGATCGGGAACCTCATCGTCGGGGTCACGAACGGGACCGCCTGGAACACGATCACGGACAGCCGGAGGACGCCCGGCACGCCGGGGGCGACCCTGAACCGCGGCACGTTTGGTGAGACCAGCACTCACACCTGGGTCCAGCCCTACGCCCCCTGGATCGCGCAGCAGGCCGGGTTCGCCTCCTCGCGACTGGTGATCGACATGAACTCCCAGCTGGGCGGAGGCGATTCGGTGGCCGATTCGATGTTCCTGTACACCAACGGCAACACCCTGCACGTCGGGGTCAACAGCCACTCGGTGCCCGTCTCGCTGATCGGGGTCAACACCGTCGTGGTCCGCGGGTCGACCGACGCGGACACGTTCATGATCTCGGACTCCCTGCTGAAGAGTGGCGTCCGCGTCGAGATCGACGGCCGGGACGGCCTGCCCGGCGTCACCGCCCGAGACACCCTGATTTCCTGGGGGAATCTGACCTGGACGCTTTCGGACTTCAACAAGGGCCAGCTCCGGGACACCCAGACGAGCTTCGGCGGCCTGTCGTTCGAACGGGTGGAGAACCTGACCGCCGCGGGAGAAGGTGCGGATCACTTCCGCGTCCTGCCGGGGGGATTCCTGTCGGGTCGGATCGACGGTGGGTCGGGGACGAACCGGCTGGACTATTCCGCCCGGTCCGTCGGCGTGACCGTTGATCTCGCGGCCGGTACAGCCACCGGTATCAACGGCGGCATCGTCCGGATCGAAAACGTGAAGGGGAGCCAGTCGAAGGACTTCCTGTACGGCAACGGGAACGCAAACACGTTCTTCGGCGAGGGCGGAGACGATTTCATCTACGGCCGGGGCGGGAACGACTACCTGTTCGGCAACGGCGGGGCTGACTACCTCGACGGCGGGGCGGGCGACGACTACCTGGACGGCGGCGCCGACCGGGTCCAGGACACGCTCCGGGGCGGGGGCGATCGAGACCGGGTCGTCCAGTACTACAACCCGGGCGTGTACCTCAGCCCGACCGGCGTCCCCCAGTTCTTCTGGATGAGCGAGGACGCGTGCCCGGACTTCGACCCGGTGCTCGACACGTGGGTGCCCGTGTACGTGGGGTAG
- a CDS encoding DUF6915 family protein: MAKAWVHAESSAKRWGGVPEDYIAIHEKMDQTKSAHAEVTHRCVFHSAFGIFVIEDIFGRTLTNSAGRVVHVRDVAEQHVLEDLGFIPSLSDWLKEMPSQPWMAGVRKVPVRLVD, translated from the coding sequence ATGGCCAAGGCCTGGGTCCACGCCGAGTCGTCGGCCAAGCGGTGGGGCGGGGTGCCGGAGGACTACATCGCCATCCACGAGAAGATGGACCAGACGAAGTCCGCCCACGCGGAGGTGACGCACCGGTGCGTGTTCCACTCGGCGTTCGGCATCTTCGTCATCGAGGACATCTTCGGGCGGACGCTCACCAACTCGGCCGGGCGGGTGGTGCACGTGCGGGACGTCGCCGAACAACACGTGCTGGAAGACCTGGGGTTCATCCCCAGCCTGAGCGACTGGCTGAAGGAGATGCCCAGCCAGCCGTGGATGGCCGGGGTGCGGAAGGTGCCGGTGAGACTCGTGGACTAA
- a CDS encoding class I SAM-dependent methyltransferase, translated as MDIATNLLEQARSRAAAEGLTARFDEGDAEKVPYLDSSFDAVISMFVVMFAPRPELSAAELLRVCRPGGTIALANWTPGGFVGQMFKTIAGHVPPPAGLPSPIQWGDEAKVRERLDSGATDLRTTPQMIAFEFPFEPAAVVEFWRVYYGPTNRAFEALAAEPGQQSALRADLERLWTSHNQTTGGTTRVESEYLEVIATRL; from the coding sequence GTGGACATCGCCACCAACCTGTTGGAGCAGGCCCGGTCGCGGGCCGCGGCGGAGGGGCTCACCGCCCGGTTCGACGAGGGGGACGCGGAGAAAGTGCCGTACCTTGACTCGAGCTTCGACGCAGTCATCAGCATGTTCGTGGTGATGTTCGCTCCGCGCCCGGAACTGTCGGCCGCCGAGTTGCTCCGCGTCTGTCGTCCGGGCGGCACCATCGCGCTGGCGAACTGGACACCGGGCGGGTTCGTCGGGCAGATGTTCAAGACGATCGCCGGCCACGTCCCGCCTCCTGCGGGGTTGCCGTCGCCGATCCAGTGGGGGGACGAGGCGAAGGTGCGGGAGCGGCTGGACAGCGGCGCCACCGACCTGCGAACCACACCGCAGATGATCGCGTTCGAGTTCCCGTTCGAACCGGCGGCGGTGGTGGAGTTCTGGCGGGTGTATTACGGGCCGACGAACCGGGCGTTCGAGGCGCTGGCCGCCGAGCCGGGCCAGCAGTCTGCGCTTCGGGCCGACCTGGAGCGGCTGTGGACGAGCCATAACCAGACGACGGGCGGCACGACGCGGGTCGAGTCGGAGTACCTGGAGGTGATCGCCACCCGCCTGTGA